The following coding sequences are from one Pigmentibacter sp. JX0631 window:
- a CDS encoding amidohydrolase family protein — translation MQATKIISRFCYLIITLIFILPIFPNNKYILNNAQIITSENNFIPFLGYIEINNDIIENVQQGLYKNETQNINVINCNQKYVVPGFIDTHTHTESIPGMTSQQKLSKLNKDIVKNYYVQLPKSYLYFGYTTILDLSLGNKKGVEEFNSNIFHPQLLISGGPMAEKGGYPLHFLKSDHSFHSIDSNAKNYKTQINTAISNIISNNGVILKLYYEKGFEKNESLPNLSEKSFIYSIDQAHKNKISVIVHANSLEAYNETIELNHDGYAHGLWRWGNLNYNPKELPPEVKNILNKLITYKIAYQPTTQVMHGILSLYDHNFLEQEDVRKIIPKKLLDWLKNEKNQIVANEIKSGITKEQALEVFNKGQQALNYLAKRNAFLLFGSDTPSAAIHTNLPGYNGYLEMLNWSKAGVTNSQILKAATIDNAKFLNLDEKIGSIAKNKTANLLLLDKNPLDKIEHVNSIQKIILNGKIIARDELISNL, via the coding sequence ATGCAAGCAACAAAAATTATAAGTAGATTCTGTTACTTAATTATTACATTAATTTTTATTCTCCCAATCTTTCCAAATAATAAATATATATTAAATAATGCTCAAATAATTACTAGTGAAAACAATTTTATTCCTTTTCTGGGGTATATTGAAATTAATAATGACATTATTGAAAATGTCCAACAAGGACTATATAAAAATGAAACTCAAAATATTAATGTAATTAATTGTAACCAAAAATATGTAGTTCCTGGATTTATAGATACACATACACATACTGAAAGTATTCCAGGAATGACTTCTCAACAAAAACTAAGTAAATTAAATAAAGATATTGTAAAAAATTATTATGTTCAACTTCCAAAAAGTTATTTGTATTTTGGATATACCACAATTCTTGATTTATCGCTTGGAAATAAAAAAGGAGTTGAAGAATTTAATTCAAATATTTTCCATCCGCAATTATTAATAAGTGGTGGGCCTATGGCAGAAAAAGGAGGATATCCTTTACACTTTCTAAAAAGTGATCATTCATTTCATTCTATTGACAGCAATGCAAAAAATTACAAAACTCAAATAAATACCGCTATTAGCAATATTATTAGTAATAATGGAGTTATATTGAAATTGTACTATGAAAAAGGTTTTGAAAAAAATGAATCGTTACCTAACCTTTCAGAAAAAAGTTTCATTTATAGCATAGATCAAGCCCATAAGAATAAAATTTCAGTTATTGTTCATGCTAATTCACTTGAAGCATATAATGAAACAATAGAATTAAATCATGATGGATATGCCCACGGTCTTTGGAGATGGGGAAATCTAAATTACAATCCAAAAGAGCTCCCTCCTGAAGTTAAAAATATTCTAAATAAACTTATTACTTACAAAATAGCTTATCAACCAACTACACAAGTTATGCACGGAATATTGTCACTTTATGATCATAATTTTTTAGAACAAGAAGACGTTCGAAAAATAATTCCAAAAAAATTACTGGACTGGCTAAAAAATGAAAAAAATCAGATCGTCGCAAACGAAATAAAATCAGGTATAACTAAAGAACAGGCTCTTGAAGTTTTTAATAAGGGACAACAAGCATTAAATTATTTAGCAAAACGCAATGCATTTTTACTATTTGGTAGCGATACTCCGTCTGCCGCAATTCATACAAATTTACCAGGATACAATGGATATTTAGAAATGCTTAATTGGTCAAAAGCTGGAGTCACAAATTCTCAGATATTAAAAGCAGCAACTATTGATAACGCTAAATTTCTTAATCTTGATGAAAAAATAGGCTCAATTGCAAAAAATAAGACCGCAAATTTACTCCTTCTTGATAAAAATCCACTCGATAAAATTGAACATGTAAATTCTATTCAAAAAATTATTTTAAATGGAAAAATTATTGCAAGAGATGAATTAATTTCCAACCTTTAA
- the pckA gene encoding phosphoenolpyruvate carboxykinase (ATP): MLNEYGIKNAEIFHNLLPAELYEHAIKYEIGSIITSSGALSARSGEKTGRSPKDKRIVRHPESEAHVNWGDVNIPISEEGFNANKQKAIEYFKVQPRLYVFDVFAGWDKSCQLKVRVICSRPYHALFVSNMFILPTKSELENFGQPDCIIYNAGAESADEDIPEVTSKTSICLNLEVKEIVILGTEYAGEMKKGIFSIMNYLMPQKNILSMHCSVTEGEQGDVSILLGLSGTGKTTLSADPKRKLIGDDEHCWSDQGIFNIEGGCYAKCDHLSMEKEPDIFQAIRFGSLLENVILDPKTRLADYNDLTITENTRASYKIDYIQNSKVPCVTSHANNIIFLTCDAFGVFPPVSLLTSEQALYYFMSGYTAKISGTEVGVKEPSATFSACFGAPFMVCSPQKYAELLDEKLKTFPKVKTWLINTGWTGGGYGSGERISLKHTRAILDSIHAGTLKDESFKNFEVFNLKIPVNVSNVPSEILDPRNTWKDKEAYDLSRKKIAQMFIDNFKKIKGSSLIAQVGPQL, from the coding sequence ACCTGCTGAATTATATGAACACGCAATAAAATATGAGATAGGTTCGATAATCACATCTTCGGGAGCATTATCTGCCAGATCTGGTGAAAAGACAGGGAGAAGTCCAAAAGATAAACGTATTGTAAGACATCCTGAAAGTGAAGCTCATGTTAATTGGGGTGATGTAAATATTCCAATTTCTGAAGAAGGCTTTAACGCAAATAAACAAAAAGCAATCGAATATTTTAAAGTCCAACCTCGCCTTTATGTTTTTGATGTCTTTGCTGGTTGGGACAAATCATGTCAATTAAAGGTAAGAGTAATTTGTTCAAGACCATATCATGCTTTATTTGTTTCAAATATGTTTATTTTACCAACTAAATCTGAATTAGAAAATTTTGGTCAACCTGACTGCATAATTTATAATGCTGGAGCTGAAAGCGCTGATGAAGATATACCTGAAGTAACATCTAAAACAAGTATTTGTCTTAATTTAGAAGTAAAAGAAATAGTAATTCTTGGTACTGAATATGCTGGTGAAATGAAAAAAGGTATTTTTAGTATTATGAATTATTTAATGCCACAAAAAAATATTTTATCTATGCATTGTTCAGTAACTGAAGGTGAGCAAGGAGATGTAAGTATTTTACTAGGTTTATCAGGTACAGGAAAAACAACTCTATCAGCGGATCCAAAAAGAAAATTAATAGGTGATGATGAGCATTGTTGGAGTGATCAAGGAATTTTTAATATTGAGGGTGGTTGTTACGCTAAATGTGATCACCTTTCCATGGAAAAAGAACCAGATATTTTTCAAGCAATTCGTTTTGGAAGTCTTTTAGAAAATGTTATTTTGGATCCCAAAACTAGATTAGCTGATTATAATGATTTAACTATCACAGAAAATACTAGGGCTTCATATAAAATTGATTATATACAAAATTCTAAGGTACCATGTGTAACTAGCCATGCAAATAATATAATCTTTTTAACATGCGATGCTTTTGGAGTTTTTCCGCCGGTAAGTTTATTAACTTCAGAACAGGCACTTTATTATTTTATGAGTGGCTATACAGCGAAAATTTCAGGAACAGAAGTTGGAGTAAAAGAGCCTTCAGCAACATTCTCAGCATGTTTTGGCGCACCTTTTATGGTATGCTCTCCACAAAAATATGCCGAATTACTTGATGAAAAACTAAAAACTTTTCCAAAAGTAAAAACTTGGCTTATTAATACAGGATGGACTGGTGGAGGTTATGGTTCCGGAGAACGTATTTCTTTAAAACACACAAGAGCTATACTTGATTCTATTCATGCAGGAACGTTGAAGGATGAATCTTTTAAAAACTTTGAAGTCTTTAATTTAAAAATTCCAGTCAATGTAAGTAATGTTCCAAGTGAAATATTGGATCCTAGAAATACTTGGAAAGATAAAGAAGCTTACGATCTTTCAAGAAAGAAAATAGCACAAATGTTTATCGATAATTTCAAAAAAATAAAAGGCAGTTCTTTAATTGCTCAAGTAGGTCCGCAATTATAA
- a CDS encoding RICIN domain-containing protein: MSYKSMKLIKVAIACTILPLSFAASAFSIRGLNDKCLDVRFSGTANGTPVQLWDCNGSAAQEWYFDRGRVIGIGGKCLDVQYGIPYNGTPIHLWDCNNTPAQNWGFINNFFQGLGGRCLDVRGANPANGTPVQIWDCVDQPQQKWRLVTN, translated from the coding sequence ATGTCTTACAAAAGTATGAAGTTAATTAAAGTTGCTATTGCATGTACTATATTGCCATTATCTTTCGCAGCAAGTGCTTTTTCCATCAGAGGTTTAAATGATAAATGCCTCGATGTGCGCTTTTCAGGCACAGCTAATGGAACACCTGTTCAACTATGGGATTGTAATGGATCAGCAGCCCAAGAATGGTACTTCGATAGAGGCCGTGTTATAGGTATAGGTGGAAAATGTTTAGATGTTCAATATGGAATTCCATATAATGGAACACCAATTCATTTATGGGATTGTAATAATACTCCTGCTCAAAATTGGGGTTTTATTAACAACTTTTTCCAAGGCCTTGGTGGCAGATGTCTCGATGTTCGCGGCGCAAATCCTGCTAATGGAACTCCAGTTCAAATTTGGGACTGTGTTGATCAGCCACAACAAAAATGGCGTTTAGTTACTAATTAA
- a CDS encoding GFA family protein, protein MSSIHQRRGQCHCGAISYIAEGKEVYHSLCHCTDCRRWSGAPMVGWIAFKNEQIKITGNPIAYSSSKNAQRYFCGACGTGLFYRNEIMLPGLIDIHSGTLDDLSANPPDSQVMVKERVSWLDHFEKLPKFQTYPGKD, encoded by the coding sequence ATGAGTTCAATACATCAACGGCGCGGACAATGTCATTGTGGAGCAATTTCATATATTGCTGAAGGAAAAGAAGTTTATCACTCCTTGTGCCACTGTACTGATTGTCGACGTTGGTCAGGCGCTCCAATGGTAGGATGGATTGCTTTTAAAAATGAACAAATTAAAATTACCGGAAATCCTATTGCGTATTCTTCTTCTAAGAATGCGCAACGTTACTTTTGTGGAGCCTGTGGTACAGGGTTATTTTATCGGAATGAAATTATGCTTCCTGGCTTAATTGATATTCATTCTGGCACATTAGATGATTTAAGTGCCAATCCTCCTGATTCTCAAGTTATGGTAAAAGAAAGAGTTTCTTGGCTGGATCACTTTGAAAAATTACCTAAATTTCAAACTTACCCAGGTAAAGATTAG
- a CDS encoding class I SAM-dependent methyltransferase produces MQKKNLEKNSKLTYADLVKGWKQSEELKKEKSYKSKIGSQFEYMAFIRDFFAFEKNKSQKEAIAAWNSIKLLPGKRTYKNYLKNIKHKEKSLSIKNNLLPDPTAVRVALWRALHVLKDLPPYIFKDKIALKLINPEINWQSRPDMHLENTKGFRASIVARSRFIEDIVIQKIKFGMKQYLIFGAGLDTFVQRHPELENKVAIFEIDIKETQEWKISRLKALKYTKPKNLNYISVDLSGKISWYEKLIKSKFDFKSPSITAIAGVSLYLSKEENLQLLVQFAKFPQGSIVIISFILPIELLEEKDKNNFKQVILRAKQAGTPFLSFFSPQELLTYAKNAGFKKVTHVGKKDIINLYFKNRKDDFLPSSGEEYIIACT; encoded by the coding sequence TTGCAAAAAAAAAATTTAGAAAAAAATTCTAAATTAACCTATGCAGATTTAGTAAAAGGCTGGAAGCAAAGTGAAGAATTAAAAAAAGAGAAAAGCTATAAAAGTAAAATTGGGTCACAGTTTGAGTATATGGCATTTATTCGAGATTTTTTTGCTTTTGAAAAGAACAAATCACAAAAAGAAGCTATTGCCGCTTGGAATTCAATAAAGTTATTGCCAGGAAAAAGAACTTATAAAAATTATTTAAAAAATATTAAACATAAAGAAAAATCACTATCAATAAAAAACAATTTATTACCAGATCCTACGGCTGTGCGAGTGGCATTATGGCGTGCTTTACATGTTTTAAAAGATTTACCTCCTTATATCTTTAAAGACAAAATTGCTTTAAAACTAATCAATCCAGAAATAAATTGGCAATCAAGACCTGATATGCATTTAGAAAATACAAAGGGTTTTAGAGCAAGTATCGTAGCTCGAAGCCGTTTTATTGAGGACATTGTTATTCAAAAAATAAAATTTGGAATGAAACAATATCTCATTTTTGGAGCAGGGTTAGATACTTTTGTTCAACGTCACCCTGAATTGGAAAATAAAGTAGCAATTTTTGAAATTGATATAAAAGAAACTCAAGAATGGAAAATTTCACGCTTAAAAGCTTTAAAATACACTAAACCTAAAAATTTGAATTATATTTCAGTTGATTTATCAGGAAAAATATCTTGGTATGAAAAATTAATAAAATCTAAATTTGATTTTAAATCCCCATCAATAACAGCAATTGCTGGAGTTTCATTATATCTTTCCAAAGAAGAAAATTTACAATTGTTAGTGCAATTTGCAAAATTCCCTCAAGGATCAATAGTAATTATTAGTTTTATTTTGCCGATAGAACTACTAGAAGAAAAAGATAAAAATAACTTTAAACAGGTAATATTGCGCGCAAAACAAGCAGGTACACCTTTTCTCAGTTTCTTCTCACCGCAAGAGCTGTTAACTTATGCTAAAAATGCAGGATTTAAAAAAGTAACGCACGTAGGAAAAAAAGATATCATTAATTTATATTTTAAAAATCGAAAAGACGATTTTCTTCCCAGCAGTGGAGAAGAATATATTATAGCTTGTACATGA